The Papio anubis isolate 15944 chromosome 10, Panubis1.0, whole genome shotgun sequence genome includes the window TGAAGGATGGGGGGTTGAGGCAGCTGTGAAAAGATGTGCCCAGAATCTCGGTGGCATCCAGGGCCTGGTCGATGTCGTTGCGGCGCTGACAGCTCTCCTTGATCATCTGGGTTCTCATGAGGGTGTCTGCCAGCAGGACCAGGTTGTAGGGCAGCCAGCGGAGCAGGAAGATGAGGACAACAGCAAAGATGACCCGCATGGCCCAGTGCTTCTGCCCCATGTGAGCCTTAAACAGCATGCGCAGGGTGAATCCATAGCAGAACAGCATGACCAGTAGTGGCACCATGAAGCCAACGGTCTGGGACAGGGTCCGTAACAGCATCTGCCAGTTTGCTGTATTGTTGCCCATGTCCTCATAGCAGACTGGGCCAACGTAGGGTGGTCCTTGGAAAAGTGAGATGGGTAGGGCCACTAACAGGAACAGGGTCCACATACCCAGACATATGAACTTGACCAAGTGATGCCGCTGGGTCAGTGTGTGGGGGGCATGGATAATGGCCAGGTAACAGTCCATGCTGCGGCAGGCCAGTAGTAGAATACCACTGTAGAAGTTGACTTCCTTCAGGAGCTAGACCACCTGGCACAGATTGTGCCAAAAATCCAGCCATTCATCTTGGAGGCAGCTGAGATGGGCAATGTCAGGGAAAAGAACAGGTCGACCAAGGCCAGGTTCAGCAGGTAGACATCAGCGACAGAGTGGCTGACTCAACTGAATAAGATAACCAGCATCAGCAGGGAGTTTCACATCAGATTCAGTAGAAACATCAGGGCATAGATGATGACCAAAACATAATTGATTTCTAGGGATTCTGACCAACATGGGGCAGAATCTAGTAGAAAAGGGGGCAGGTCAAGGCTGTAACTGTAATTACTAAAATCTCCACTGAAGATGTCTTCCCACAGGTAATTTTCCCagctaaaattttccatttttgaggTAAACTTATTTTCTGGCCtatagaagagagaagaggattATTGCACAATAAACTCTACCCAGATTATTGCCCATCCACCCAAGAACCTGGGATAGGATTCTTTGTGTTGGCTTGTATATTACATGGAAGTAATTTTCACCTCTAATTTGTATATGGCAGGTAGTGTAAAGTTTTGAGACAATGTTAGTGATAAATGCCACAGTTTATCAAAAGACTTCCGTACTGGTTCCTTTCCATGCTGGACACATATTCTAAGCATTTCCCGTGACATCACAGTCTCCCAAAACTTTGTAGAACATTCCCTGTGGATAGTAACTACAGAACACTCAATCCTACGTAGATTCCTCAGTGGTGAGCACCTTCAGTTGTCGAGGCTGGGTTTAATGTTCAGAAACATGAGATGCCACTCAGT containing:
- the LOC103876540 gene encoding C-X-C chemokine receptor type 2-like; this translates as MDCYLAIIHAPHTLTQRHHLVKFICLGMWTLFLLVALPISLFQGPPYVGPVCYEDMGNNTANWQMLLRTLSQTVGFMVPLLVMLFCYGFTLRMLFKAHMGQKHWAMRVIFAVVLIFLLRWLPYNLVLLADTLMRTQMIKESCQRRNDIDQALDATEILGTSFHSCLNPPSFIGRARKFRHGPHIPSHTWLDQQSDSLPKDSRPLLCWPSSDTLPLLSEITTLPKCSPVGFSFSSQSHSKPHVHWFFLVSVSVQPPLWSQEAEAATFLLVSLAWFRKPALVPHPLP